One region of Eremothecium gossypii ATCC 10895 chromosome II, complete sequence genomic DNA includes:
- the MMS1 gene encoding Mms1p (Syntenic homolog of Saccharomyces cerevisiae YPR164W (MMS1)) codes for MDEYELFNVNRAGSTASVFSTTSSVTYEFKLGNALEAAAQRCIVPMRINKTAGKLEVLDELADRSVINKTFAPRERVMPHNPDTLDDPDIEQLLLTGGAQPTYKEVPVNGEIINTTLVVLKSSISIAGSANYFRLHGQVTDCKTIRHDKPEFIDDTLLITTADNILYSVVFNDNLEPQIVHWWALAKPTKALTWKIIIHPEKDRFMLYEKETSAVKFFKLQNSCPYYVELVRNMHMLNTKILACSYLFSKSEVIVFISGLKASRIYYYLVTWPIDSVGIPEVHQFVVPDGKVLEDIIPLNNNYCLAISKKTVDLFSVHQLLTSESHGIPLILEKSFGTITHFEYDVQILSRLQQLDPGKYLPLTRAVIFSTSIYLLGLILADDRGTINFYGLTRFKGLKGFTLVPSQPQSAKAYKLQIISFGKVFEITLDLSGIAILDDRAYVESMSNILRRHTKDTSFAYAEELISFRDKTPAISGTIQEELWSCSSSVLSNISTNGHVAHFKNILYLREFLRFNSIWTIGLDAVAEEVYTRLCGDDRRYKGYLVIGSDGATITRAFVLYFSSEEDMECDEVDGILSDLAGATIYYFVTNNYLVQVTKRQLLLSSVIDERDRWNHDLPFVANGALSLGPTVVFWAGTQISYIENVELMGRSHAIATFDIGNSLRSQEALSHLDLNGLLADELFHIEKVLLDEPSAEWTIKINCLFLVYKFMASDSEPTLVRLHLESASAIISDTLLIDRHTILCSDATVITPSHNYENAPRAVNTHKIKGYYSFEPFGERGILCYSASEIFLYDLEHKQEIKLPGWKKNNSIIQVCANQRHVLVLFSDGLGVYENSYQSYTGSNIVLSSTHCAKRFIYISSINRLLIVTCKKKSVECMKLESRKQCRLETHAIFADVDEILDVKQLGQVTADASPSSPDITLAFSCRLRCSRTSYIVKVVLLIPAPGRLTLRLLTATEFPELACAGEIRTGTGNTFWVATETGLVQYSLQDMPDSPQLVLLRMFPMPLLRQFDTAATFAAALTTDGRLHLLLPDGSVCAQDPRNTARHDTLRMRTDGSVLAYTEPLAHGAGAAAAALVLYYRDSTDPTRLCPTTRLALSKTVTSIHLISDVRAYLLHSDGTVAPVDIEPSSSGPCVASPSPASPLHLASAPPPPTNNIGIWDIEYRPVL; via the coding sequence ATGGACGAATATGAGCTGTTCAATGTTAACAGGGCTGGTTCTACAGCATCTGTGTTCAGCACAACATCGAGTGTGACCTATGAGTTCAAACTGGGCAATGCATTagaagctgctgcgcagAGGTGTATTGTACCTATGAGGATTAACAAGACAGCGGGTAAGTTGGAGGTGTTGGACGAGCTTGCAGACAGGAGCGTTATCAACAAGACTTTTGCTCCCCGCGAAAGGGTCATGCCACACAATCCTGATACGTTGGACGACCCGGATATTGAACAACTCCTCTTAACTGGGGGTGCACAACCGACATATAAAGAGGTTCCAGTAAATGGAGAGATAATAAATACCACGCTAGTTGTGCTAAAAAGCAGTATCTCAATCGCAGGTAGCGCCAACTATTTTCGGCTGCATGGGCAGGTGACAGACTGCAAGACAATAAGGCATGATAAACCAGAATTTATAGATGATACGCTGCTAATCACTACTGCCGATAATATACTTTATTCTGTGGTATTTAACGACAATCTTGAACCCCAAATAGTTCATTGGTGGGCACTTGCTAAACCCACGAAGGCATTGACATGGAAAATCATCATCCACCCAGAGAAGGACCGATTTATGTTATACGAGAAAGAAACTAGTGCAGTGAAATTCTTTAAGCTTCAGAATAGCTGCCCATATTACGTTGAGTTAGTTCGTAACATGCATATGTTGAATACTAAAATTTTGGCTTGTTCATACCTTTTTTCCAAATCCGAAGTAATTGTATTCATTAGCGGACTGAAAGCATCAAGGATTTACTACTACCTTGTAACCTGGCCAATAGATAGCGTTGGTATTCCTGAAGTCCATCAATTTGTTGTTCCTGATGGGAAAGTGCTCGAAGATATTATTCCGTTGAATAATAACTACTGCCTGGCCATTAGCAAGAAAACAGTGGACCTATTTTCTGTCCACCAGCTTTTAACATCAGAAAGTCACGGAATTCCCTTAATACTTGAGAAATCGTTTGGTACTATCACTCATTTCGAGTATGACGTTCAGATACTGAGCAGGCTGCAGCAGTTGGACCCGGGAAAATACCTTCCACTTACACGTGCTGTGATATTTTCCACCAGTATCTACCTGCTTGGCTTGATACTCGCAGATGATCGCGGCACAATCAACTTTTATGGACTAACCAGGTTCAAGGGTTTGAAAGGCTTTACCCTAGTGCCTTCCCAGCCACAATCTGCAAAAGCTTATAAACTACAGATTATAAGTTTTGGAAAGGTATTTGAGATAACGCTAGATCTCTCTGGCATTGCAATCCTCGATGACAGAGCCTATGTGGAGTCTATGTCAAATATTCTTAGAAGACACACCAAGGATACCAGCTTTGCATACGCGGAAGAGCTGATCTCTTTCCGCGATAAAACTCCTGCCATTTCAGGTACAATACAGGAAGAGTTATGGTCTTGCTCATCATCCGTGCTGTCTAACATATCAACTAATGGTCATGTAGCCCATTTTAAAAACATATTGTACCTGCGAGAATTCCTGCGTTTTAACAGCATATGGACCATAGGACTGGATGCCGTTGCCGAAGAAGTGTATACAAGACTTTGTGGCGATGATAGACGCTATAAAGGTTATTTGGTTATTGGTTCTGATGGGGCGACCATAACCAGGGCGTTTGTACTTTATTTTTCTTCCGAAGAAGACATGGAATGCGACGAAGTTGATGGCATCCTTAGCGACTTGGCTGGCGCCACGATATACTACTTCGTTACCAACAACTATCTAGTCCAAGTGACAAAGCGTCAACTACTGTTAAGTTCGGTGATTGACGAGAGGGACAGATGGAATCATGATTTGCCGTTTGTTGCAAATGGGGCATTGAGTTTGGGACCGACCGTCGTGTTTTGGGCGGGGACGCAAATATCTTATATCGAAAATGTTGAGCTTATGGGGAGATCACATGCAATAGCGACCTTTGATATAGGTAACTCGCTGAGGTCTCAAGAAGCACTCTCACATCTAGATTTAAATGGGTTGCTAGCAGATGAGCTGTTTCATATTGAGAAGGTTTTACTCGATGAACCCTCTGCCGAATGGACGATAAAGATAAATTGCCTGTTTCTGGTGTACAAGTTTATGGCCAGTGACAGCGAGCCGACACTAGTCAGATTGCATTTGGAGTCAGCCTCGGCCATTATTTCCGATACCTTGTTGATAGACCGCCACACCATATTATGCAGCGATGCTACGGTTATTACACCAAGTCACAATTATGAAAACGCACCAAGGGCAGTAAACACACATAAGATTAAAGGATACTACAGTTTTGAGCCGTTCGGTGAAAGGGGCATTCTCTGTTACAGCGCGTCCGAGATATTTCTTTATGACTTAGAACATAAACAGGAGATCAAGCTCCCAGGCTGGAAAAAGAATAACTCTATCATCCAAGTATGTGCAAACCAACGGCACGTCCTTGTTCTATTCAGCGATGGCCTGGGAGTATATGAGAATAGTTACCAGTCCTACACCGGTTCCAATATAGTCCTCAGCTCCACACACTGCGCTAAGCGTTTCATCTATATTTCCAGTATAAACCGCCTACTCATCGTGACATGCAAGAAAAAGAGCGTTGAATGCATGAAACTCGAGAGCCGGAAGCAATGTAGGCTCGAAACGCATGCCATCTTTGCCGACGTTGATGAGATATTGGATGTGAAGCAGCTTGGTCAGGTGACAGCCGACGCAAGCCCGTCATCTCCTGACATAACGCTTGCTTTCAGCTGCCGGCTTAGATGCAGCAGAACCAGCTATATTGTGAAGGTCGTCCTACTCATACCCGCCCCCGGGCGGCTAACACTGCGGCTGCTCACTGCCACAGAGTTTCCGGAACTTGCATGCGCAGGTGAGATCCGCACCGGCACCGGAAACACCTTCTGGGTCGCCACAGAGACTGGCCTTGTGCAATATTCTCTACAAGATATGCCCGACTCCCCCCAGCTGGTCCTGCTACGCATGTTTCCAATGCCTTTGCTGCGCCAGTTCGATACTGCCGCTACATTCGCAGCCGCGCTCACGACAGACGGCCGACTGCACCTACTACTCCCAGATGGCTCTGTCTGCGCCCAAGACCCACGCAACACTGCACGGCATGACACCCTGCGCATGCGCACCGATGGCTCCGTACTCGCTTACACAGAGCCGCTGGCACACGGCGCTggtgccgctgccgccgccctAGTCCTCTATTACCGGGACTCCACAGATCCAACGCGCCTGTGCCCCACCACACGCCTTGCGCTGTCCAAAACAGTAACGTCCATCCATCTAATCTCAGATGTCCGAGCCTACCTGCTGCATTCCGATGGCACTGTCGCGCCCGTTGATATCGAGCCGAGCTCATCGGGCCCTTGCGTCGCGTCGCCTTCTCCGGCCAGTCCTCTGCATCTTGCCTCGGCTCCTCCGCCTCCCACCAACAACATAGGTATCTGGGACATCGAGTATCGTCCTGTACTATGA
- a CDS encoding Rho family protein (Syntenic homolog of Saccharomyces cerevisiae YPR165W (RHO1); Tandem gene duplication in this organism) translates to MAYQTGGNIRKKLVIVGDGACGKTCLLVVFSKGQFPEIHVPTVFENYVADVDIDGRRVELALWDTAGQEDYDRLRPLSYPDSNVVLICFSVDLPDSLDNVQEKWVSEVLHFCQGVPILLVGCKVDLRNDPQVLQQLQAEGQRPVTAAEGSAVAGKIGAVAYLECSARTGQGVKEVFDTATRAALSGKPAASAGKKKVHGDKKKKKCLVL, encoded by the coding sequence ATGGCGTACCAGACAGGCGGCAACATACGCAAGAAGTTGGTTATTGTCGGCGACGGGGCGTGTGGGAAGACGTGTCTGCTCGTTGTGTTCTCCAAAGGGCAGTTCCCGGAGATCCATGTGCCCACGGTGTTCGAGAACTACGTGGCAGATGTGGACATCGACGGGCGACGCGTAGAGCTGGCACTGTGGGATACAGCGGGCCAGGAGGACTACGACCGGCTGCGGCCATTGTCGTACCCGGATTCCAATGTGGTGCTTATCTGTTTCTCTGTGGACCTACCTGACTCGCTGGACAATGTGCAGGAGAAGTGGGTCAGCGAAGTTCTGCACTTCTGCCAGGGCGTGCCAATTTTACTGGTAGGCTGCAAGGTGGATCTGAGAAACGACCCTCAGgtgctccagcagctgcaggccGAGGGCCAGCGCCCCGTGACCGCCGCAGAGGGCTCAGCCGTCGCCGGTAAGATAGGCGCCGTCGCCTACCTCGAGTGCTCTGCGCGCACAGGCCAGGGTGTGAAGGAGGTTTTCGACACTGCGACCCGCGCCGCACTCTCTGGCAAGCCCGCCGCGTCTGCAGGCAAGAAGAAGGTCCACGGTgacaagaagaagaagaaatGTCTGGTCCTGTGA
- a CDS encoding Rho family small GTPase (Syntenic homolog of Saccharomyces cerevisiae YPR165W (RHO1); Tandem gene duplication in this organism), whose protein sequence is MSQQMHNPSIRRKLVIVGDGACGKTCLLIVFAKGKFPQVYVPTVFDNYVADVEVDGRRVELALWDTAGQEDYDRLRPLSYPDSNVVLICYSIDLPDSLENVMEKWISEVLYFCQGVPIILVGCKADLRNDPQVIEQLRQQGQQPVSQAQAQEVADQIGAVEYIECSAKTGFGVREVFEAATRASLMGKQGKSKAKSDKKKKKKCVVL, encoded by the coding sequence ATGTCTCAGCAAATGCATAACCCCAGTATCAGGAGAAAATTGGTGATCGTCGGAGATGGTGCATGCGGGAAAACATGTCTTTTGATTGTGTTTGCCAAGGGAAAGTTCCCACAGGTGTATGTTCCTACGGTTTTCGACAACTACGTTGCAGATGTGGAGGTAGACGGCAGACGGGTGGAGCTTGCGCTTTGGGATACGGCTGGGCAGGAGGATTACGACAGGCTACGGCCGTTATCGTACCCAGACTCCAATGTTGTGTTGATCTGCTACTCGATTGACCTACCAGACTCGTTGGAGAACGTGATGGAGAAGTGGATCAGCGAGGTGCTATACTTCTGCCAGGGTGTTCCGATCATCTTGGTGGGGTGCAAGGCTGACTTGCGGAACGATCCGCAAGTGATCGAGCAGTTGAGACAGCAGGGACAGCAGCCTGTCTCGCAGGCTCAGGCGCAGGAGGTAGCGGACCAGATCGGCGCGGTAGAGTACATTGAGTGCTCTGCAAAGACCGGCTTTGGTGTGCGCGAGGTGTTTGAGGCGGCCACGCGTGCTTCCTTGATGGGGAAACAAGGCAAGTCTAAGGCGAAGTCTgacaagaagaagaagaaaaaGTGTGTGGTCTTGTAG
- the MRP2 gene encoding mitochondrial 37S ribosomal protein uS14m (Syntenic homolog of Saccharomyces cerevisiae YPR166C (MRP2)) → MGFRFPVKTKLPPGFINARVLKDSFKRQQAADHEVTVTALKYIARNTALPTRARMEAQLQLAVMPNYTRMTQVRNRCIATGHARSVITDFRLCRTQFREKAKNGELPGVKKGVW, encoded by the coding sequence ATGGGTTTCAGGTTCCCTGTGAAAACAAAACTTCCTCCCGGATTCATTAATGCACGAGTGCTGAAAGATAGCTTCAAAAGACAGCAGGCAGCAGATCATGAAGTGACGGTTACGGCGCTAAAATACATTGCCAGAAACACGGCTTTACCTACGCGGGCGCGCATGGAGGCCCAGCTGCAGCTAGCGGTGATGCCAAACTACACACGCATGACACAGGTTAGAAATAGGTGTATTGCCACCGGACATGCCAGATCTGTCATCACCGATTTCCGCCTTTGTAGGACGCAGTTCAGAGAGAAAGCGAAAAACGGAGAGCTACCTGGGGTGAAGAAAGGTGTATGGTGA